From Sulfurospirillum tamanense:
CATCAAGAACCTCGCCAAGGCTAACTTCAAAGTCGGGTTTGTGCACATACACGCCACGCCCCTCTTTCCCAAGCACCATGCCCTCATTATGCACGTATACCACAGTCGCATCTTTTAAAAACAGATTGGCCTTGCCCTCTTTTGCACTAAAGACGGTTTCAAGACCAACAGGGTTTAGCGAAGATTGCATTTGGGTTGTGGTGAGCTTTAGTCTCAGCGGAAAATGGTCAGAGTACCCTCTTCCTGTATGTGCCCCCTTTCCCCTGTTGCGTCGCTCCCATCGGTAAGGAGAGCCATTTTTGGTACTAAAAAAGGGTTGTGAAAAACGTTCAAAACTTCCCCACGCATACACCAACCCCTCTTTATTGAGCAAGCCTTGGCTAAGTACCATGCGGTCTAGGGCTTTTTTATCTCCAAAAAAATCATGACTCCAGCGCTCTTGTTGCGTAAACCACGGGTCAAACCACCCTTGGCGCAGTTCCAGACGCCCAAAGGTTTCAGCAAGCACCGATTCATACCCCAAAGGGTCGTTAAAATCTCCAAGCAAAAGAACTTTTTCACGCCCTCGCACAAATGTCTTGAGGGTTTGTGCCGCACGCAAACGACGCTCCCTTGGATTACGCAAAGAGGGCCAATGCACATTCACTAGCTCTAAATATTCTGAATCAATCTTGATCTTTGCCCAAAGCATTTCTCGCCCCCGCTCAAGGGGAATCGCCTCTGTTTGCTCAAACGGGTAGCGCGAAAGCACACCCACACCTGTGGCTACATGAGAAGGCTTTGCAAAGGCAAAATAAGGGTAAGAAAGTGTCTTGGAAAGGCTTTCCATCAAAGCCTCATTTTCCACCTCTTGCAAGGCTAAAATATCCGCATCAAGGGCGCGAATAACCGCTATGGTGTTGGCAAGCTTCTTTTGAGCCATTTTCTCATCCCAACCAAGTTTGCCTAGCGTATAGTCGTCGTATTCACTCCCTTGGGTTTTGGCATCAAAAAGATTTTCTACATTATAGGTGCCAACACTCACCCCAAACACAAGGGTAAGCAGGGCACACCAAAACACCCCTAGTCGAATCATGCGTCGCTTATCATGGGCTTAAAGGTCATGGAATCATCATCATAATACTCCAATTCCCCTGTTTTGATTTTATAATACCACCCCCGCAAACTCAACGTGCCCTCTTCCACACGCCTCGCAACCTCAGGATACGAAAGCAAGTTAG
This genomic window contains:
- a CDS encoding endonuclease/exonuclease/phosphatase family protein; this encodes MIRLGVFWCALLTLVFGVSVGTYNVENLFDAKTQGSEYDDYTLGKLGWDEKMAQKKLANTIAVIRALDADILALQEVENEALMESLSKTLSYPYFAFAKPSHVATGVGVLSRYPFEQTEAIPLERGREMLWAKIKIDSEYLELVNVHWPSLRNPRERRLRAAQTLKTFVRGREKVLLLGDFNDPLGYESVLAETFGRLELRQGWFDPWFTQQERWSHDFFGDKKALDRMVLSQGLLNKEGLVYAWGSFERFSQPFFSTKNGSPYRWERRNRGKGAHTGRGYSDHFPLRLKLTTTQMQSSLNPVGLETVFSAKEGKANLFLKDATVVYVHNEGMVLGKEGRGVYVHKPDFEVSLGEVLDVWVHGVKNFQGMREISALHVERVSPKKRDIYAHMLPQSSLKEARPGDVMREVEGVVKQGRLVTSDGAVRLYAKNTSHLPKEGEYVRLERVRVGMYGGQKELILEERK